A single genomic interval of Eurosta solidaginis isolate ZX-2024a chromosome 3, ASM4086904v1, whole genome shotgun sequence harbors:
- the LOC137246901 gene encoding CWF19-like protein 1 homolog has translation MDTKIKILVAGDVRGNFRQLFQRVENINKKAGPFEILLCVGEFFGTVEQNEALSAYKNGNKHVPVPTYILGPCSKETQTFYTELEDGEICSNLTYLGKRGLYTLSSGVKIVYLSGIEKPDSIKANDDSSRLYFDKEDILSIRNSCVMSKTSASDYKGVDILLTSQWPYGLAEDSKTASKLISFLCKEIKPRYHFCGFNGKYYEAAPFRIPSDKLTQLELCTRFIALADVGNEAKEKYIYALSLTPVEKMRVLDLIQKTTNEIKCPFIGTNFRDITVRGEGFDNKQYFYDMEARGDGSRKRGGRGGGHRHDKRPKIMNIDQEKCWFCLSSPEVEKHLVISIGENFYLALAKGPINEFHVLIMSITHIASASLLTDHDWQELTKFKQALREFFKSQEQVVCFTERHYKSSHLQINALGIDEGYAWKIKHAFEDKAEEFNLQFETLPELTSSQMLPQQGPYFVAELPDNSTLITRQMKHFPLHFARDVFCSENLLNCEEKVDWKDCKLDKDEEVEMVKSFRKMFAKYDFTL, from the exons Atggatacaaaaattaaaat ACTTGTTGCAGGCGATGTACGCGGGAATTTTCGGCAACTCTTCCAACGTGtggaaaacataaacaaaaaagcGGGACCCTTTGAAATTCTATTATGTGTTGGTGAGTTTTTTGGTACAGTGGAACAAAATGAAGCACTGAGTGCATATAAAAATGGCAATAAGCACG TGCCTGTGCCAACCTACATACTTGGGCCATGCTCAAAGGAAACGCAAACCTTCTACACCGAGCTTGAAGATGGTGAAATATGCAGTAATTTGACATATTTAG gTAAACGCGGCTTGTATACACTCAGCTCAGGTGTGAAAATTGTATATTTGAGTGGTATTGAGAAACCTGACTCAATAAAAGCGAATGATGATAGTTCGCGTCTGTACTTTGATAAAGAAGACATACTTTCCATTCGCAACTCATGTGTGATGAGCAAAACTTCCGCCTCTGATTATAAGGGTGTCGATATTTTACTTACCTCACAATGGCCTTACGGCTTAGCGGAAGATAGC AAAACCGCTTCAAAATTAATATCGTTTTTATGCAAAGAAATCAAACCTCGATATCACTTTTGTGGGTTCAATGGCAAATACTACGAGGCTGCACCATTCAG GATACCTTCGGATAAGTTAACACAATTGGAACTTTGTACACGTTTCATAGCCTTGGCAGATGTGGGTAATGAAGCGAAGGAAAAATATATCTATGCACTTAGCTTAACGCCTGTTGAAAAAATGCGAGTTTTAGATCTTATACAGAAGacaacaaatgaaataaaatgtccATTTATAGGAACAAATTTTCGTGATATCACAGTGCGTGGAGAG GGCTTTGATAACAAACAATACTTTTATGATATGGAAGCGCGTGGTGATGGAAGTCGTAAGCGTGGAGGCCGCGGAGGGGGACACCGACATGACAAACGACCGAAAATTATGAATATCGATCAAG aaaaatgTTGGTTCTGTTTATCCTCACCCGAAGTGGAAAAACATTTAGTAATTTCAATAGGCGAAAATTTCTATTTAGCTTTAGCTAAAGGACCAATCAATGAATTCCATGTTCTTATTATGTCCATTACTCACATAGCTTCAGCATCCTTACTCACCGATCATGATTGGCAGGAATTGACAAAATTCAAACAGGCATTACGAGAGTTTTTCAAATCACAAGAACAAGTTGTTTGCTTTACAGAACGGCATTATAAATCTTCACATTTACAAATTAATGCATTGGGAATTGATGAGGGATATGCATGGAAGATTAAACATGCCTTTGAA GATAAAGCTGAAGAGTTCAATTTACAATTTGAAACGTTACCCGAGCTAACATCATCACAAATGTTGCCACAACAAGGTCCATATTTTGTGGCAGAGTTACCTGATAACAGTACATTAATAACACGACAAATGAAACATTTTCCTTTGCATTTTGCACG TGATGTCTTTTGCtctgaaaatttattaaattgcGAAGAAAAAGTTGATTGGAAAGATTGCAAATTGGATAAAGATGAAGAGGTTGAAATGGTTAAAAGTTTTCGTAAAATGTTTGCGAAATACGATTTTACACTTTAA
- the Fpps gene encoding farnesyl pyrophosphate synthase isoform X2, whose product MVRTLSAITLTTLSNQFVSVPAHLTMSKDDTRDFEATFPDIIHDLTNAVKSYQTPEAAEWYGKALQYNLPRGKKTRGLLTVLTYKNLVKPEERSPENLKLANYLGWCIEMVQCFFIMFDDIMDNSTTRRGQLCWHKLEDVGLIAINDALMIESGIYALLRKHFRHLDCYIDLIELFTEATFITTSGQALDVLNASKNVSEFTIDKYDTVVRNKTSYYTFYFPVAAALHLAGVKDPEVFRECKIILLEMGHFFQVQDDFLDCYGNPDITGKLGTDIQDNKCSWLAVMCMQRANAAQKALMAECYGQNDPDKVSRIKQLYEELNIADIYAKYEEESYNLIKEHIQRSSRGIPQEIFIHILNKIHHRDA is encoded by the exons atggtacgcactctgtcggccat CACATTAACAACATTAAGCAATCAATTTGTGTCGGTACCTGCACACTTAACAATGTCAAAAGATGACACTCGTGATTTTGAAGCCACATTTCCTG ATATTATACACGATCTCACTAATGCCGTTAAGAGTTACCAAACGCCAGAGGCTGCAGAATGGTAtggaaag gcCCTACAATACAATTTACCACGCGGCAAAAAGACTCGAGGGTTACTTACAGTTTTAACGTACAAAAATCTAGTCAAACCAGAAGAACGTTcgccagaaaatttaaaattagcaaATTATCTCGGCTGGTGTATTGAAATG GTGCAATGTTTTTTTATCATGTTCGATGATATCATGGATAACAGCACCACACGACGTGGCCAATTGTGCTGGCACAAGTTGGAAGATGTTGGACTTATAGCCATAAATGATGCACTTATGATTGAGAGTGGCATCTATGCATTGTTACGCAAGCATTTTCGTCATTTGGATTGTTATATTGATTTGATTGAACTATTTACGGAGGCCACATTTATAACAACCAGCGGTCAAGCGTTGGATGTTCTAAATGCCAGTAAGAATGTTAGCGAATTCACAATAGATAAATACGACACAGTTGTGAGGAATAAAACTTCgtattatacattttatttcccTGTGGCTGCGGCTTTACATTTAGCGGG tgTTAAAGATCCAGAAGTTTTTCGCGAATGCAAAATCATACTACTGGAAATGGGACATTTTTTTCAAGTACAAGATGACTTTCTCGATTGTTATGGTAATCCCGATATTACAGGCAAACTCGGTACAGATATACAAGATAATAAATGTTCTTGGTTGGCGGTGATGTGTATGCAACGCGCGAACGCAGCGCAAAAAGCTTTAATGGCTGAGTGTTATGGTCAAAATG ATCCAGACAAAGTCTCACGTATTAAACAACTTTACGAAGAATTAAACATTGCTGATATTTACGCTAAATACGAGGAAGAATCATACAATTTGATTAAAGAGCATATTCAACGATCTTCACGTGGCATACCCCAAGAGATATTTATACATATACTTAATAAAATACATCATAGAGACGCCTAA
- the Fpps gene encoding farnesyl pyrophosphate synthase isoform X3, with protein sequence MSKDDTRDFEATFPDIIHDLTNAVKSYQTPEAAEWYGKALQYNLPRGKKTRGLLTVLTYKNLVKPEERSPENLKLANYLGWCIEMVQCFFIMFDDIMDNSTTRRGQLCWHKLEDVGLIAINDALMIESGIYALLRKHFRHLDCYIDLIELFTEATFITTSGQALDVLNASKNVSEFTIDKYDTVVRNKTSYYTFYFPVAAALHLAGVKDPEVFRECKIILLEMGHFFQVQDDFLDCYGNPDITGKLGTDIQDNKCSWLAVMCMQRANAAQKALMAECYGQNDPDKVSRIKQLYEELNIADIYAKYEEESYNLIKEHIQRSSRGIPQEIFIHILNKIHHRDA encoded by the exons ATGTCAAAAGATGACACTCGTGATTTTGAAGCCACATTTCCTG ATATTATACACGATCTCACTAATGCCGTTAAGAGTTACCAAACGCCAGAGGCTGCAGAATGGTAtggaaag gcCCTACAATACAATTTACCACGCGGCAAAAAGACTCGAGGGTTACTTACAGTTTTAACGTACAAAAATCTAGTCAAACCAGAAGAACGTTcgccagaaaatttaaaattagcaaATTATCTCGGCTGGTGTATTGAAATG GTGCAATGTTTTTTTATCATGTTCGATGATATCATGGATAACAGCACCACACGACGTGGCCAATTGTGCTGGCACAAGTTGGAAGATGTTGGACTTATAGCCATAAATGATGCACTTATGATTGAGAGTGGCATCTATGCATTGTTACGCAAGCATTTTCGTCATTTGGATTGTTATATTGATTTGATTGAACTATTTACGGAGGCCACATTTATAACAACCAGCGGTCAAGCGTTGGATGTTCTAAATGCCAGTAAGAATGTTAGCGAATTCACAATAGATAAATACGACACAGTTGTGAGGAATAAAACTTCgtattatacattttatttcccTGTGGCTGCGGCTTTACATTTAGCGGG tgTTAAAGATCCAGAAGTTTTTCGCGAATGCAAAATCATACTACTGGAAATGGGACATTTTTTTCAAGTACAAGATGACTTTCTCGATTGTTATGGTAATCCCGATATTACAGGCAAACTCGGTACAGATATACAAGATAATAAATGTTCTTGGTTGGCGGTGATGTGTATGCAACGCGCGAACGCAGCGCAAAAAGCTTTAATGGCTGAGTGTTATGGTCAAAATG ATCCAGACAAAGTCTCACGTATTAAACAACTTTACGAAGAATTAAACATTGCTGATATTTACGCTAAATACGAGGAAGAATCATACAATTTGATTAAAGAGCATATTCAACGATCTTCACGTGGCATACCCCAAGAGATATTTATACATATACTTAATAAAATACATCATAGAGACGCCTAA